From Rutidosis leptorrhynchoides isolate AG116_Rl617_1_P2 chromosome 3, CSIRO_AGI_Rlap_v1, whole genome shotgun sequence, a single genomic window includes:
- the LOC139897237 gene encoding uncharacterized protein isoform X2, which produces MHTIRQTNGLAGFTKRSESEHDCFGTGHSSTTISTGLGLLLDVVRISGGGWKNEPEEVAGTENECNRSEEVLKSFGLDPTRFFRNIKGVKDVLTSVYKSITK; this is translated from the exons ATGCATACAATTAGACAGACAAATGGGTTGGCAGGGTTCACTAAACGCTCTGAAAGCGAGCATGATTGTTTTGGTACAGGTCATAGCTCAACCACCATTTCAACAGGGTTAG GTTTACTGCTCGACGTTGTACGAATCAGTGGTGGTGGCTGGAAAAATGAACCAGAGGAGGTGGCTGGAACGGAAAACGAATGCAACCGGTCAGAGGAG GTCTTGAAATCTTTTGGACTAGATCCTACAAGATTTTTTAGAAATATTAAG GGAGTTAAGGATGTGCTTACTTCCGTATACAAAAGCATCACCAAATAA
- the LOC139897237 gene encoding uncharacterized protein isoform X3: protein MHTIRQTNGLAGFTKRSESEHDCFGTGHSSTTISTGLGLLLDVVRISGGGWKNEPEEVAGTENECNRSEEVLKSFGLDPTRFFRNIKDVLTSVYKSITK, encoded by the exons ATGCATACAATTAGACAGACAAATGGGTTGGCAGGGTTCACTAAACGCTCTGAAAGCGAGCATGATTGTTTTGGTACAGGTCATAGCTCAACCACCATTTCAACAGGGTTAG GTTTACTGCTCGACGTTGTACGAATCAGTGGTGGTGGCTGGAAAAATGAACCAGAGGAGGTGGCTGGAACGGAAAACGAATGCAACCGGTCAGAGGAG GTCTTGAAATCTTTTGGACTAGATCCTACAAGATTTTTTAGAAATATTAAG GATGTGCTTACTTCCGTATACAAAAGCATCACCAAATAA
- the LOC139897237 gene encoding uncharacterized protein isoform X1, producing MHTIRQTNGLAGFTKRSESEHDCFGTGHSSTTISTGLGLLLDVVRISGGGWKNEPEEVAGTENECNRSEEVLKSFGLDPTRFFRNIKVTSHAMINDRNNDMPSILLLLVVNTN from the exons ATGCATACAATTAGACAGACAAATGGGTTGGCAGGGTTCACTAAACGCTCTGAAAGCGAGCATGATTGTTTTGGTACAGGTCATAGCTCAACCACCATTTCAACAGGGTTAG GTTTACTGCTCGACGTTGTACGAATCAGTGGTGGTGGCTGGAAAAATGAACCAGAGGAGGTGGCTGGAACGGAAAACGAATGCAACCGGTCAGAGGAG GTCTTGAAATCTTTTGGACTAGATCCTACAAGATTTTTTAGAAATATTAAG GTGACAAGTCATGCAATGATTAATGACAGAAATAATGATATGCCTTCTATTTTGTTATTGTTAGTTGTTAATACTAACTGA
- the LOC139900837 gene encoding uncharacterized protein yields MAWCCRSEGNITDLLARVCSKRETSPFSPSAALELPEITAAGNLSCRKLLGKIDSSRSDGHVRSCPSSLGAARSRRVRDFRVRIRVGSWNVGSLTSKSRELVETLLKSKVDILCVQETRWKGEEAVDIGDYKLWFSGSRVARNGVGIFIGPRHKDNIVGVGRCSDRIMSVRLVIQEESYMVICAYAPHAGLGEEEKSRFWESLDEVVRSCPADHRLLIGGDLNGHIGTISDGYAGVHGGFGYGVRNEEGRSILEFAVAHDLVVANSFFRKTEAQLATFHSGGHSTQIDYLLLRKGDLRTCRDCKALTTWTCSTQHRLLVMDLVPQRRVTRRGRPAQPRILWKNLNEEKAETFKASVLERVEAVMDTVTHGDADHMWNSFASTIRDVAKETLGVAVGTSRGHKSCRESWWISDEVQTKVALKQLRFRELVTCRDGTRDDRTRAEER; encoded by the exons ATGGCTTGGTGTTGCAG ATCTGAAGGTAACATAACGGATCTACTAGCGAGGGTTTGTAGTAAACGAGAAACCTCGCCATTTTCGCCGTCTGCTGCCTTGGAGCTGCCGGAAATCACTGCTGCCGGAAATCTCTCCTGCCGGAAACTCCTT GGTAAGATAGACTCTAGTCGTAGTGATGGTCACGTGAGGTCATGTCCTTCGAGCTTAGGGGCGGCTAGGTCTAGAAGGGTTAGAGATTTTCGTGTTAGGATTAGAGTAGGTAGTTGGAATGTAGGAAGTTTGACGAGCAAATCCCGTGAACTTGTAGAGACGTTACTTAAGAGTAAAGTGGACATATTGTGTGTTCAAGAGACCAGATGGAAGGGTGAAGAGGCGGTTGACATTGGTGACTACAAGTTGTGGTTTTCGGGTTCCAGAGTAGCTAGAAACGGGGTAGGGATCTTTATAGGGCCCCGTCATAAGGATAATATTGTGGGTGTGGGTAGGTgtagcgataggattatgtcggttaggtTAGTTATCCAGGAGGAGTCTTACATGGTTATTTGCGCTTACGCACCTCATGCTGGTTTAGGCGAAGAAGAAAAAAGTCGCTTTTGGGAATCGTTAGATGAAGTTGTGAGGAGTTGCCCCGCTGATCATCGATTACTTATTGGGGGAGACCTTAATGGACATATAGGAACGATTTCAGACGGATATGCGGGTGTCCATGGGGGCTTTGGGTACGGAGTTCGAAATGAAGAAGGACGCTCCATTCTCGAATTCGCTGTTGCCCACGATTTGGTTGTTGCAAACTCTTTCTTTAGGAAGACGGAAGCTCAGCTAGCAACCTTCCACAGTGGAGGTCATAGTACCCAGATTGATTATTTGCTGCTTCGCAAAGGGGACCTTAGGACCTGCAGAGACTGTAAAGCCCTGACTACCTGGACCTGTTCCACTCAACACAGACTTTTGGTCATGGACTTGGTTCCGCAGAGACGAGTTACTAGGAGAGGGAGACCCGCCCAACCTAGGATCCTTTGGAAGAATCTGAATGAAGAGAAAGCCGAAACTTTCAAAGCATCGGTTTTGGAAAGAGTAGAGGCAGTAATGGATACTGTTACTCATGGGGATGCAGATCATATGTGGAATAGTTTCGCATCAACTATTAGAGATGTCGCCAAGGAAACCTTAGGTGTGGCAGTAGGGACATCGAGAGGACACAAGTCTTGTAGAGAATCATGGTGGATTAGTGATGAGGTTCAAACCAAAGTCGCACTTAAGCAACTGAGGTTTAGGGAGCTCGTTACATGTCGGGACGGGACACGTGATGACAGAACTAGGGCAGAAGAAAG